The window GCCCGCCCAGTACCGCGAGGCTGGGCAGCAGCTCGATCGCGTGCCGGGCGGCGAGCGGCCTTCCGTCCGGTCCGGTCAGGGCCGGGAACGGCACCCGGAGGGTGATCCCGTGCGGGACCACCGTGACCGGCTCGTCCGGATCGGCGGGAAGCAGCGTGGCCGTGACCGGTTCCCACAGCAGTGCCCCGAGGCGGGCGAGGATGTCCAGCATCTCCGGCCGGTCGGCGGGACCCAGATCGGTCTCCTCGGCCAGGCTGAGCAACCGGTTGACGTCCGTGGCGAGGGCGTCCGGGTCGATCACGCGTACGGCGGTCACCGGCTCGCCGTCGCCGCGTACGGTCCAGACGGTCAGCCGGGACCCGTGCAGGAAATACTCGACCACGGTGCGTCGATGGGCGCGGAGGATGCCGCGCAGGGTGGAGCCGTTCAGAGCCGGTGCGGTGCCGGGGCTCGTCCCACCGGTGGAATCGTCGCCGGTACGGTGCAGCAGGTCGGCGAAGGCTCGGGCCCGGCTCTGCTCGCTCGCCACCAGGGCTTCCCGGTGTGCGCCGAGATCGGTGAGCAGGTCGACCAGCCGGGCGAAGAACGGCTGCGCCCGTTCCGCCGCGAAGATCTTGTCCCAGTCCCGGTCGAGCAACGCCCGCCAGCGCTCGGCGTACCCGGTCAGCGGGCCGACCGCCGCGGGCGTTGCGCGCCGGACGTGCTCGGTGCTGCGGGCCACCCGCGCCCGGTGCAGCGCCGACCGCCGGTTCTCGGCGATCTCGGCGGTGGTACGCAGCACCCCGGCCGTGTCGGTCCGGTGCTGGTGGCCGGTGCCGGCTGAGCGGCGGAGGGCCGGGGCGTCGGTGGCGGGCTGGTCCGGTGCCGCTTCCCCGGCCAGGTGGCGCAGTCGTCGGGAGGTCGTGTCCAGGACCGTGATGCAGGCGTTGCCGGCGGAGGCGATGGTCGCCGGGTCGGTCAGCGCGGCCGTGGCGGCGGCGGCGACCAGGTCCCGGAGGGTGGCCGCGCAACCGGCGACGACCGCCACGGCATCGTAGGGAATCGACCCCGCCCTGTCGGTGGGTTGCACCAAGTCGGTCGAGTGCGTCGGGGCGAGCGCGCGGAGCAGATCGGCCTGGGTGTCGAGGAGTTCGGCGGTGTCCGTGGCGAGCCGGAGCAGCAGGGTGAGTCCGGGCGGGGCGGTGGCGTACCGCTGCTGGATCTCGACGGCGGTGCCGAGCGCCTCGACCAGGGCGGGATGGTCACGCAGCGCGAACGCGCCGACGATCTGGTGGTTGACCAGCAGGGCGAGGTCACCCAGTGCATGATCGGCCGCCGGGGTGCCGGGCGCGTCGGTGAGCACCGCCCGGTACCGCGCGACGGCCGCCGCCGCGAGCGGAGCCGCCTGTGCCGGCCGTCGGGTGCTGTACAGGTCGAGTGCCAGCCGTCGAAGGGAGGCGGGACCCGTCGTGTCCGGCACCGGCGGCTGGAGCACCACCGCCCGCCAGCCCTCCCGCGAGGGCGCCAGGCCCACGGCGAGCCCGATGGTCGGCAACAGACGCAGCACCGTCGCACCGGACGGGGTGGACCAACCGGTCCGGTCCGGGTCGCTGCCGTCGGGCACCGACTCCACCGTGATCGGTCCGGTCGGGTCGTCGACCGGGAGCCACCGTCCTCTGAGCGTTGGTCGGGCCAGCCAACGGCGGTACCGCTCGACGTCGTGTCCGCGTACCGGGCCGGTGAAGGTGATCTGCCGCTGCTCGTTCCGGTCGGTGACGATCCCGAGTTCGCCGGAGAGGACCAGGTGGTCGGGGTCGAACCGGAGGGTGAGTTCGGCTGTTGTCGGCTCGTACCGGTGCTCGGCGTCGTACCAGGTCGGGAGCGGGGCGACGGTCCGCCGTACCCGCAGTGGGGTGGCCTTGGCGAACGTCTCGGGGTCCAGGTCGCCCAGCGACCACCAGAGCTGGTCCCCATCGCC of the Micromonospora sp. NBC_01796 genome contains:
- a CDS encoding CHAT domain-containing protein, whose translation is MDAVYVAEVVDGRTLRRSWSANRLRAQWEPEPEPVAPEARYELRPDGTARIRAADLDLTGRWWQHDGGTVEVSAARAGTTLDALLARGADRSGERLELAALLVRSTLDGPVVTWLTQTLRPLDAVGTEPPPGPVTEPWPFEVLRTASAAHPPRTPFDLLMPVFDLELVGLDQAGSPSPAEAVFTLPDGRGRFTFTLATAGRGDGDQLWWSLGDLDPETFAKATPLRVRRTVAPLPTWYDAEHRYEPTTAELTLRFDPDHLVLSGELGIVTDRNEQRQITFTGPVRGHDVERYRRWLARPTLRGRWLPVDDPTGPITVESVPDGSDPDRTGWSTPSGATVLRLLPTIGLAVGLAPSREGWRAVVLQPPVPDTTGPASLRRLALDLYSTRRPAQAAPLAAAAVARYRAVLTDAPGTPAADHALGDLALLVNHQIVGAFALRDHPALVEALGTAVEIQQRYATAPPGLTLLLRLATDTAELLDTQADLLRALAPTHSTDLVQPTDRAGSIPYDAVAVVAGCAATLRDLVAAAATAALTDPATIASAGNACITVLDTTSRRLRHLAGEAAPDQPATDAPALRRSAGTGHQHRTDTAGVLRTTAEIAENRRSALHRARVARSTEHVRRATPAAVGPLTGYAERWRALLDRDWDKIFAAERAQPFFARLVDLLTDLGAHREALVASEQSRARAFADLLHRTGDDSTGGTSPGTAPALNGSTLRGILRAHRRTVVEYFLHGSRLTVWTVRGDGEPVTAVRVIDPDALATDVNRLLSLAEETDLGPADRPEMLDILARLGALLWEPVTATLLPADPDEPVTVVPHGITLRVPFPALTGPDGRPLAARHAIELLPSLAVLGGLRERLDRRPAREPRLLALVNPQPMPPVPYGSGTLPALTATERVFGAISRHYTAGVDVRYGNQASLAALRAPGSPADVLYLATHADAELVELPPAPDQLAGSEARMPFVALAGTADHDGIVRMRDLRQLHLDADLVVLSCCRGGRGAVAADGIIGMTRAFLLTGPTKLLTSLCSVGEETSMEIMYGFHREWLGGGRPVPAAFRRAHLELIEDHPDDPELWLGFVLFGASA